In Bacillus solimangrovi, a single genomic region encodes these proteins:
- the arcC gene encoding carbamate kinase, whose protein sequence is MKKQKVVVSLGGNAIQAGNRRSDEEQRQACYHTAKQLAHLFDKDYEVVITHGNGPQVGNILLQQQLNDSEQLPAMPLDTCGAMSQGMIGYWMQNALLDVFKQENIHKDVATIVSQVLVDKNDEAFTNLTKPIGPFYNEQEAIELEKTKGYDIREDAGRGFRRVVASPKPIDIIEKNIIETLVDNHYVVIAGGGGGIPVIDENGILVGKEAVIDKDFVSEKLAELINANILLILTTVDHVAINYKTKDQINLHHLTVEEADKYIKEGQFAEGSMLPKIEAALKFVNSKPGRKAIITSLDHAVEAFEGNIGTQITQSEKKLMYC, encoded by the coding sequence ATGAAAAAACAAAAAGTAGTCGTTTCATTAGGTGGCAACGCAATTCAAGCAGGAAATAGAAGAAGTGATGAAGAGCAGCGACAAGCGTGTTATCATACAGCCAAACAATTAGCTCATCTTTTTGATAAAGATTATGAGGTCGTCATTACACATGGAAACGGACCTCAGGTTGGAAATATTTTGTTACAACAACAATTAAACGATAGTGAACAGCTACCCGCTATGCCATTAGATACGTGCGGAGCGATGAGCCAAGGGATGATTGGTTATTGGATGCAAAATGCATTGTTAGATGTATTCAAACAAGAAAACATTCATAAAGATGTCGCTACTATCGTTTCTCAAGTATTAGTCGATAAAAATGACGAAGCTTTTACTAACCTTACAAAACCTATAGGTCCCTTCTATAACGAACAGGAGGCTATCGAATTAGAGAAAACTAAAGGCTACGACATAAGAGAGGATGCAGGAAGAGGATTTCGGCGAGTCGTTGCCTCACCCAAACCAATTGACATAATAGAGAAGAACATAATTGAAACGTTAGTTGATAATCATTATGTCGTTATTGCTGGTGGTGGCGGTGGTATTCCTGTTATCGATGAGAATGGAATATTAGTAGGCAAAGAGGCGGTTATAGATAAAGATTTCGTTTCTGAAAAACTTGCTGAGCTTATTAACGCAAATATTCTCTTAATTCTTACAACTGTTGATCACGTTGCAATTAATTACAAAACGAAAGATCAAATAAACCTTCACCACCTAACTGTTGAAGAAGCGGATAAATACATTAAAGAGGGGCAATTTGCGGAAGGAAGTATGTTACCCAAAATTGAAGCAGCATTAAAGTTTGTTAATTCAAAACCAGGTCGAAAGGCGATTATTACTTCTCTCGACCATGCTGTAGAGGCATTTGAAGGAAATATTGGTACTCAAATTACACAATCTGAAAAGAAGTTGATGTATTGTTAA
- a CDS encoding Crp/Fnr family transcriptional regulator, translating to MLTTIKLNEVFEDLEVLSSLSLRERKEIEKHLYYRKYKKGQMLFIEGDPREKLYCILSGYVKTEKVNMNVTTRFNSFLKPTTFFPYIGLFSNDYYKYSAEAFTDLEVLYIPTLYAEELFKKDKHILLQIVKCVTKKIEMLEHRLQTVTDSHAKNRVTQFLGYLVEDLGEIEEEILLIPCPITTLEVAKFTGTSRETVSHVLNDLKKDGRLAVTNKHFIIKDPSYFLAAIL from the coding sequence TTGTTAACAACAATTAAGCTTAATGAAGTATTCGAAGACTTAGAAGTGTTATCGAGTTTATCCTTACGAGAGCGGAAAGAGATTGAAAAACACCTTTACTATAGGAAATATAAAAAAGGACAAATGCTTTTTATTGAAGGTGATCCACGAGAGAAACTCTACTGTATCTTGAGTGGATATGTAAAAACGGAGAAAGTGAATATGAATGTGACGACACGATTTAATTCTTTTTTAAAACCGACTACGTTCTTCCCTTATATAGGGCTTTTTTCGAATGATTACTACAAATATTCAGCAGAAGCATTTACAGACCTTGAAGTATTATACATACCAACCTTATATGCTGAAGAGCTCTTCAAGAAAGATAAACATATTTTACTTCAAATCGTAAAGTGTGTAACAAAGAAAATTGAGATGTTAGAGCATCGGCTTCAAACTGTTACTGATTCACACGCAAAAAATAGAGTAACACAATTTCTTGGTTATTTAGTTGAGGACCTAGGCGAAATAGAGGAGGAGATTCTCCTAATCCCTTGTCCGATTACGACATTAGAAGTAGCGAAATTTACTGGTACTTCTAGAGAGACGGTTAGTCATGTACTTAACGACTTGAAAAAGGATGGTAGGTTAGCGGTTACAAATAAACACTTTATCATCAAAGATCCATCGTACTTCTTAGCTGCTATTTTATAA